From Streptobacillus ratti, a single genomic window includes:
- the rlmD gene encoding 23S rRNA (uracil(1939)-C(5))-methyltransferase RlmD: MKINDIIDVKIEKLVFGGEGIAKYNDLIIFVPMSVPGDELKIKIISIKKTYARGLIYEIVKPSVDRISFDKITFEDYSGCDFAMMNYDAQIKYKSMILKDVMQRIAKEDIKEDIFVEKSENIFNYRNKVAEPFIKINGEIKTGFFKKKSHEIFVSDEVNLRSNIATKILEKLLFKLNEYKGTKKEYKVFNDITNTGFLKTCVIRNNDIGEVMLILVVNGKSSINRLKDTLIELYNKNNEIKSIYISIKNKVDNVIFGEEFIKIVGNSYIVENLFGINFKIYPNSFFQINKKQTEKLYLEALNFLGDYNNKNIIDAFSGTGTIAMIMAQKANKVIGLEIVPESVKAGIKTSNENNIKNVEFIVGKVEETIPNVLEKNKIDYIVFDPSRKGIEKSVLEKVSENNINKLIYISCNPTTLARDIYILKEYGYKLDFIKGFDMFSQTHHIECVVLMTRVDK, from the coding sequence ATGAAAATTAATGATATAATAGATGTTAAAATAGAAAAATTAGTATTTGGTGGAGAGGGTATAGCAAAATACAATGATTTAATAATTTTTGTACCTATGTCTGTTCCTGGAGATGAATTAAAAATAAAAATAATATCTATCAAAAAAACATATGCAAGAGGTCTTATATATGAAATTGTAAAACCATCTGTAGATAGAATATCTTTTGATAAAATTACTTTTGAAGATTACTCAGGCTGTGATTTTGCAATGATGAATTATGATGCACAAATAAAATATAAATCAATGATTTTAAAAGATGTAATGCAAAGGATAGCTAAAGAGGACATAAAAGAAGATATTTTTGTTGAAAAATCAGAAAATATATTTAATTATAGAAATAAAGTTGCTGAACCATTTATTAAAATAAATGGAGAAATAAAGACAGGATTTTTTAAAAAGAAATCACATGAAATATTTGTTAGCGATGAAGTAAATTTAAGATCTAATATTGCAACAAAAATATTAGAAAAATTATTATTTAAATTAAATGAATATAAAGGAACTAAGAAAGAATATAAGGTATTTAATGATATAACTAATACTGGATTTTTAAAAACTTGTGTAATTAGAAATAATGATATTGGTGAAGTAATGCTAATATTAGTTGTAAATGGTAAATCTTCTATTAATCGTTTAAAAGATACTTTGATTGAATTATACAATAAAAATAATGAAATTAAGTCTATATATATTTCAATAAAAAATAAAGTTGATAATGTGATTTTTGGTGAAGAATTTATTAAAATAGTAGGAAATTCATATATTGTTGAAAATCTATTTGGAATTAATTTTAAGATATACCCTAATTCTTTTTTTCAAATTAATAAAAAACAAACTGAAAAACTATATTTAGAAGCATTAAATTTTTTAGGAGATTATAACAATAAAAATATTATTGATGCTTTTTCAGGAACTGGTACTATTGCTATGATAATGGCACAAAAGGCAAATAAGGTTATAGGACTTGAAATAGTACCAGAATCAGTTAAGGCTGGTATAAAAACTAGCAATGAAAATAATATAAAAAATGTTGAATTTATAGTAGGAAAAGTAGAAGAAACTATACCTAATGTTTTAGAAAAAAATAAAATAGATTACATAGTATTTGACCCTTCAAGAAAAGGAATAGAAAAATCAGTTTTAGAAAAAGTTAGTGAAAATAATATAAATAAATTGATATATATTTCATGTAATCCAACAACACTTGCTCGTGATATATATATTTTAAAAGAATATGGATATAAACTAGATTTTATAAAAGGCTTTGATATGTTCTCACAAACACATCATATTGAATGTGTGGTACTTATGACAAGAGTTGATAAATAG
- a CDS encoding ABC transporter ATP-binding protein gives MIEYKKVSLICPIAGKILNDINLEIQKGEFFVIIGPSGSGKTTMLKLINRLIKQTDGNIFFQNKNLKDYNLRELRLEIGYVLQQIALFPNLTVEENIALIPEMKKMDKLLIKKKTVDLLEKVGLDPEKYMKRLPKELSGGEKQRIGILRAIISNPKILLMDEPFSALDPISKTQLQDLIKMLHDEYNMTTVFVTHDMSEALKLADRICIMKNGEVIQCDTPTEMRKNPINDFVKEFFYVKECE, from the coding sequence GTGATTGAATATAAAAAGGTTTCTCTAATATGTCCAATAGCTGGAAAAATTTTGAATGATATTAATTTAGAAATTCAAAAAGGAGAATTTTTTGTTATCATTGGACCAAGTGGAAGTGGTAAAACTACAATGTTAAAATTAATTAACAGACTTATTAAACAAACAGATGGAAATATTTTCTTTCAAAATAAGAATTTAAAAGACTATAATCTTAGAGAACTTCGTTTAGAAATAGGGTATGTATTACAACAAATAGCTCTTTTTCCTAATTTAACAGTAGAAGAAAATATAGCATTAATTCCAGAAATGAAAAAAATGGATAAATTATTAATAAAAAAGAAAACAGTAGATTTATTAGAAAAAGTAGGACTTGATCCAGAAAAATATATGAAAAGATTACCAAAGGAATTATCAGGGGGAGAAAAACAAAGAATTGGAATTTTAAGAGCTATTATTTCTAATCCTAAAATTTTACTTATGGATGAACCTTTTTCAGCATTAGACCCTATAAGTAAAACACAATTACAAGATTTAATTAAAATGTTACATGATGAATATAATATGACAACAGTTTTTGTAACACATGATATGAGTGAGGCTTTAAAATTAGCTGATAGAATTTGTATAATGAAAAATGGAGAAGTTATTCAATGTGATACTCCTACAGAAATGAGAAAAAATCCTATAAATGACTTTGTAAAAGAATTTTTCTATGTAAAGGAGTGTGAATAA
- a CDS encoding ABC transporter permease/substrate-binding protein: protein MSIINVFFDKKSEWLVALFEHLQISLLSLLIAIIIAVPLGILVVNYKKTKEWLLQVTGIFQTIPSLALLGLFIPIIGIGTFPAVVTLVIYAIFPILQSTITGLSEIDTSLEEAATAFGMNRWEKLKKYQLALSMGILMSGVRTASIMIIGTATLAALVGAGGLGSFILLGIDRNNTELIFIGAISSAILAIIFGGLIKFLQNKKPKTILIALILSIVSVALSFTPLSSSSEKTLVIAGKLGAEPEIIINMYKLLIEEETDIKVEIKPNFGKTNFLYEALKSRSIDIYPEYTGTIVTTLLKNQVENISNDSQEVYEVARDKIFEQDNLIYLNPSKFQNTYAIAVKTDYGKIHNLNKISDLKKIEKNIMAGFTLEFNDRKDGNMGLKSLYGLNLKVRTMEPSLRYSAINSGDVDVIEIYSTDSKILTYDLKILEDDKQLFPPYQVAPLLREETLRVYPELKIILEKLSNRISSKEMIDMNYKVDVLGKTAIEVAREYLMKENLIK, encoded by the coding sequence ATGAGTATTATTAATGTATTTTTTGATAAAAAATCAGAATGGTTAGTAGCTTTATTTGAACATTTACAAATTTCTTTATTATCATTACTTATTGCAATTATTATTGCAGTTCCATTAGGGATTTTAGTTGTAAATTATAAGAAAACAAAAGAATGGTTATTACAAGTTACAGGAATATTTCAAACTATTCCATCATTAGCTTTACTAGGACTTTTTATACCAATTATAGGAATAGGTACATTTCCAGCAGTTGTTACTCTTGTAATATATGCAATATTTCCAATATTGCAAAGTACAATTACAGGATTATCTGAAATAGATACATCATTAGAAGAAGCTGCTACTGCTTTTGGAATGAACAGATGGGAGAAATTAAAAAAATATCAATTGGCTTTATCAATGGGTATATTAATGTCAGGTGTAAGAACTGCAAGTATTATGATTATTGGTACAGCAACTCTTGCAGCCCTAGTTGGTGCTGGAGGGCTTGGGTCATTCATATTATTAGGAATTGATCGTAACAATACAGAATTAATTTTTATTGGTGCTATTTCTTCAGCAATTCTTGCTATAATTTTTGGAGGATTAATTAAATTTTTACAAAATAAGAAACCTAAAACTATATTAATTGCATTAATTCTTTCAATTGTTTCAGTAGCTTTAAGTTTTACTCCTTTATCAAGTAGTTCAGAAAAAACATTAGTTATTGCTGGAAAACTTGGAGCAGAACCTGAGATTATTATAAACATGTATAAGTTACTTATAGAAGAAGAGACTGACATAAAGGTAGAAATAAAACCTAATTTTGGAAAAACTAACTTTCTATATGAAGCATTAAAATCAAGAAGTATTGATATATATCCAGAATATACAGGAACAATTGTAACAACACTTTTAAAAAATCAAGTAGAAAATATATCAAATGATTCACAAGAAGTATATGAAGTAGCTAGAGATAAAATATTTGAACAAGATAATTTAATTTATTTAAATCCAAGTAAATTTCAAAATACTTATGCTATAGCAGTAAAAACAGATTATGGTAAAATTCATAATTTAAATAAAATTTCAGATTTAAAGAAAATAGAAAAAAATATAATGGCTGGATTTACTTTAGAATTTAATGATAGAAAAGATGGGAATATGGGATTAAAAAGTCTTTATGGATTAAATTTAAAAGTAAGGACAATGGAACCATCTTTACGTTATAGTGCTATAAATAGTGGAGATGTTGATGTTATTGAAATTTATTCTACAGATAGTAAAATTTTAACATATGATTTAAAAATATTAGAAGATGATAAACAATTATTTCCACCTTATCAAGTTGCACCACTTTTAAGAGAAGAAACATTAAGAGTTTATCCTGAATTAAAAATTATTCTTGAAAAATTATCAAATAGAATTAGCTCTAAAGAGATGATAGATATGAATTATAAAGTGGATGTATTAGGAAAAACAGCAATAGAAGTAGCTAGAGAATATTTAATGAAAGAAAATTTAATAAAATAA
- the plsY gene encoding glycerol-3-phosphate 1-O-acyltransferase PlsY codes for MFKVIILIVLSYLLGSIPNALWIGKIFKNIDVREYGSGNVGATNAARVLGWKLGIFTLLLDILKGSIFVLIAKKLNLDDIYLVLIGMAAILGHSYSIYLGFKGGKAVATSLGVFLILVPKVILFLLIIFFVIVFITQYVSLSSITCAFFLPILTYMLYNNLIYTIFGIFIGTIVIIRHKSNIINLINKNEAKFFDKANKK; via the coding sequence ATGTTTAAGGTAATAATTTTAATTGTTTTGTCCTATTTATTAGGTTCAATACCTAATGCGTTGTGGATAGGTAAAATATTTAAAAATATTGATGTTAGGGAATATGGAAGTGGTAATGTTGGTGCAACTAATGCAGCAAGAGTTTTAGGATGGAAATTAGGAATATTTACATTATTATTAGATATTTTAAAAGGTTCAATTTTTGTATTAATTGCTAAAAAATTAAATTTAGATGATATTTATTTAGTATTAATAGGTATGGCTGCTATTTTAGGGCATAGTTATAGTATATATCTTGGATTTAAAGGTGGGAAAGCAGTTGCTACATCATTAGGAGTTTTCCTTATTTTAGTACCCAAAGTTATTTTATTTTTATTAATAATATTTTTTGTGATAGTTTTTATTACACAATATGTTTCTTTATCTTCTATAACTTGTGCTTTTTTTCTTCCAATTTTAACATATATGTTGTATAATAATCTCATATATACTATTTTTGGAATATTTATCGGTACTATAGTTATAATAAGACATAAGTCTAATATTATAAATTTAATAAATAAAAATGAAGCAAAATTCTTTGATAAAGCGAATAAAAAGTGA
- a CDS encoding NAD(P)H-dependent glycerol-3-phosphate dehydrogenase, giving the protein MNILTIGGGSWGTALTYLLDKKGHKCFLWEYNEDYRKQMKEKRENENFLKGFKLSESIEIVDDYGLVLENENIDIILLATPTQFLRNTLNKLKESMKKKYILVNVAKGIEVSTGLTISNICEEVLKDKEYEYVLLAGPTHAEEVVNNMPSVILSVSKNIESAKIVQQTFNNSSLRVYTGVDVIGAELGGAIKNCLAICAGICDGLGYGDNTKAALLTRGMNEIILIGSTLGADPLTFMGLTGLGDMIVTCTSKHSRNRYLGEQIGKGRKLEDIVSEMKMVSEGATTIKALYQIIKKNEIRTPIFTALYELLYENKDISTLTQTFMERELRSEF; this is encoded by the coding sequence ATGAATATATTAACAATTGGTGGAGGAAGCTGGGGTACAGCTTTAACATATTTATTAGATAAAAAAGGACATAAATGTTTTTTATGGGAATATAATGAGGACTATAGAAAACAGATGAAAGAAAAAAGAGAAAATGAAAATTTTCTGAAAGGCTTTAAATTAAGTGAAAGTATTGAAATAGTAGATGATTATGGATTAGTTTTGGAAAATGAAAATATAGATATTATCTTACTTGCAACACCAACACAATTCTTAAGAAATACATTAAATAAATTAAAAGAAAGTATGAAAAAGAAATACATTTTAGTAAATGTTGCAAAAGGTATTGAGGTTTCAACAGGACTTACAATTTCTAATATTTGTGAAGAAGTACTTAAAGATAAAGAATATGAATATGTATTACTTGCAGGTCCAACTCATGCAGAAGAAGTTGTTAATAATATGCCATCAGTAATACTTTCTGTATCTAAAAATATTGAATCAGCTAAAATAGTACAACAAACTTTTAATAATAGTTCACTTAGAGTTTATACTGGTGTTGATGTTATAGGAGCAGAATTAGGGGGAGCAATTAAAAATTGTTTAGCTATATGTGCAGGTATTTGTGATGGTTTAGGTTATGGAGATAATACTAAAGCTGCTTTATTAACACGTGGAATGAATGAGATAATATTAATTGGTTCTACACTTGGAGCAGATCCTTTAACTTTTATGGGACTTACAGGTTTAGGAGATATGATAGTTACTTGTACAAGTAAACATAGCAGGAATAGATATTTAGGAGAGCAAATAGGTAAAGGTAGAAAATTAGAAGATATAGTTAGTGAAATGAAAATGGTATCTGAGGGAGCAACAACAATTAAAGCTCTTTATCAAATTATTAAAAAAAATGAAATAAGAACTCCGATTTTTACAGCCTTATATGAATTATTATATGAAAATAAGGATATAAGTACACTTACACAAACATTTATGGAAAGAGAATTAAGATCGGAATTTTAA
- a CDS encoding sigma-70 family RNA polymerase sigma factor, which yields MKNDKITGSDNNINLISLYISDLQNHELLTSEEEVELFKRVREENDEQAKHLLILSNLRLVVSEAKKLLGNGLPLIDLISEGNLGLIKSIDKFDYTKGLRFSTYAVWWIKQTIKKSIVNLGRDIRIPSYKYEQLSKVNKVIESYQNEFGDIPSAEYIAEVLGMKPSKVVLLQNEFQEIISLNDAIGDNIFLEDVIGQSDNVEDDIIRNDQLAEMYSLFEKTLNPREREILELRYGLSNNKIHTLKEIGEKLSITRERVRQIEKKAITKLKKNLEEYKYMY from the coding sequence ATGAAAAACGATAAAATAACTGGTTCTGATAATAATATTAACCTTATTTCTTTATATATTTCAGATTTACAAAATCATGAATTATTGACATCAGAAGAAGAAGTTGAATTATTTAAAAGAGTTAGAGAAGAAAATGATGAACAAGCTAAACATTTATTAATCTTATCAAATTTAAGATTAGTTGTATCTGAGGCAAAAAAACTTTTAGGTAATGGCTTACCTTTAATTGATTTAATTAGCGAGGGGAATTTAGGATTAATAAAATCAATAGATAAATTTGACTATACTAAGGGATTAAGATTTAGTACTTATGCAGTATGGTGGATTAAACAAACAATAAAAAAATCTATAGTTAATTTAGGTAGAGATATTAGAATACCTTCATATAAATATGAGCAATTATCTAAAGTAAATAAGGTTATTGAGAGTTACCAAAATGAGTTTGGAGATATTCCATCTGCTGAATATATTGCTGAAGTTTTAGGTATGAAACCTTCTAAAGTAGTATTATTACAAAATGAATTTCAAGAAATAATATCATTAAATGATGCTATAGGAGATAATATTTTTTTAGAAGATGTTATAGGACAAAGTGATAATGTAGAAGATGATATTATTAGAAATGATCAATTAGCTGAAATGTATAGTTTATTTGAAAAGACTTTAAATCCAAGAGAAAGAGAAATATTAGAGTTGAGATATGGTTTATCTAATAATAAAATACATACATTAAAAGAAATAGGGGAAAAGTTAAGTATAACTAGAGAAAGAGTAAGACAAATAGAGAAAAAAGCAATAACAAAATTAAAGAAAAATTTAGAAGAATATAAATACATGTATTAA
- the dnaN gene encoding DNA polymerase III subunit beta, with the protein MLNIRLNRKEFLKKIQIVENAIVDDKANGINSGIFIETLEDKLLLKAMGEGLYIKAEMPCEIIEKGEFIIKHKLMEEFLKQLDQEIIEIKEVNGKISIISGKSSSEFSIYEYEKRNEPYITNGLEFSFKREELFNDLERVKFAAYLNVDRLAVNCIRFEIDNNGLKFVSSDAHRLIFLNKEFEEKANIETLSISIPLRSVNSLSKILKVMEDEVLTFKSEGTRILFKFKDVEILTKLVEMQYPDYKTLLNSVRNNKKALLNTKDLISILRRVSVFVKDNNDKKDIAIFKFNDNQLEVVGSNDLAVSKEKINCIYEGDTLKIALNVKYILDYLLTISEAPVVEMKMFDERTPVLINVENNSESIYLVAPTQV; encoded by the coding sequence ATGTTAAATATTAGACTTAATAGAAAAGAATTTCTAAAGAAAATACAAATTGTTGAAAATGCAATTGTTGATGATAAAGCTAATGGAATAAATTCAGGTATTTTTATAGAAACACTTGAGGATAAATTACTTTTAAAAGCAATGGGAGAGGGATTATACATTAAAGCTGAAATGCCTTGTGAAATTATAGAAAAAGGTGAGTTTATAATAAAGCATAAATTAATGGAAGAATTTTTAAAACAATTAGATCAAGAAATAATTGAGATAAAAGAAGTTAATGGTAAAATATCTATAATTTCTGGTAAAAGTAGTTCAGAGTTCTCTATTTATGAATATGAGAAAAGAAACGAACCATATATTACAAATGGTTTAGAATTTTCATTTAAAAGAGAAGAATTATTTAATGATTTAGAAAGAGTTAAATTTGCAGCCTATTTAAATGTAGATAGATTAGCAGTTAATTGTATTAGATTTGAAATAGATAACAATGGTTTAAAATTTGTTTCATCTGATGCACATAGATTAATATTTTTAAATAAAGAATTTGAAGAAAAAGCAAATATTGAAACTTTAAGTATAAGTATACCTTTAAGATCTGTTAATAGTTTAAGTAAAATATTGAAAGTTATGGAAGATGAAGTATTAACATTTAAATCTGAGGGCACAAGAATATTATTTAAATTTAAAGATGTTGAAATATTAACAAAATTAGTTGAAATGCAATATCCAGATTATAAGACACTATTAAATTCTGTGAGAAATAATAAGAAAGCATTGTTAAATACTAAAGATTTAATAAGTATTTTGAGAAGAGTTTCTGTATTTGTTAAAGATAATAATGATAAAAAAGATATTGCTATATTCAAATTTAATGATAATCAATTAGAAGTAGTAGGAAGTAATGATTTAGCAGTTTCAAAGGAAAAAATTAATTGTATTTATGAGGGAGATACTTTAAAAATAGCCTTAAATGTTAAATATATACTTGATTATTTATTAACAATATCTGAAGCTCCTGTAGTTGAAATGAAAATGTTTGATGAAAGAACACCTGTATTGATAAATGTTGAAAATAATTCTGAAAGCATATATTTAGTTGCACCTACACAAGTATAA
- a CDS encoding HAD family hydrolase, which translates to MKKIAAFFDVDGTIFRNSLLIEHFKMLIRFEFIDEGSFFGEIKHKFKMWEERKGSYDDYLEELVDIYMECIKNVDKKDIEYVAQRVIENRAQKLYAYSRNKIKEHLEKGHLVIIISGSPSFLVDKMAKKLNATDFIATEYLLDENNKYNGKNIPMWDSKSKINAIKNFEKKYNIDLENSYAYGDTTGDFGMFEMVGNPVAINPAKRLFKKILDDKNIKDKIKIVVERKDMVYILNSDVEFM; encoded by the coding sequence ATGAAAAAAATTGCAGCTTTTTTTGATGTTGATGGTACCATATTTAGAAATTCTTTACTAATAGAACATTTTAAAATGTTAATTAGATTTGAGTTTATTGATGAGGGTAGTTTTTTCGGAGAAATAAAACACAAGTTTAAAATGTGGGAAGAAAGAAAAGGAAGTTACGATGATTATCTTGAAGAATTAGTTGATATATACATGGAATGTATAAAAAATGTCGATAAAAAAGATATTGAGTATGTAGCTCAAAGAGTTATAGAAAATAGGGCTCAGAAACTGTATGCTTATTCAAGAAATAAGATAAAAGAACATTTGGAAAAAGGACATTTAGTAATCATAATTTCTGGTTCACCATCATTTTTAGTTGATAAAATGGCTAAAAAATTAAATGCAACAGATTTTATAGCAACTGAATATTTACTTGATGAAAACAATAAATATAATGGTAAAAATATACCTATGTGGGATAGTAAAAGTAAAATAAATGCTATAAAAAATTTTGAGAAAAAATATAATATAGATTTAGAAAATTCTTATGCTTATGGAGATACAACAGGAGATTTTGGAATGTTTGAAATGGTAGGTAATCCTGTTGCAATAAATCCTGCAAAAAGATTATTCAAGAAAATATTAGATGATAAAAATATTAAAGATAAAATAAAAATCGTTGTTGAAAGAAAAGACATGGTTTATATTTTAAATTCTGATGTTGAATTTATGTAA
- a CDS encoding DUF1858 domain-containing protein, which produces MIILKIRVHEDMNIDEVVEKYPIVSHILMRYGLGCSGCIISSAETIGEGIELHGLDADIILEEINMILEMEEEEKNKENTI; this is translated from the coding sequence GTGATTATTTTGAAAATTAGAGTTCATGAAGATATGAATATTGATGAAGTAGTTGAAAAATATCCTATAGTTTCACATATTTTAATGCGTTATGGATTAGGATGTTCAGGTTGTATAATTTCTTCTGCTGAAACTATTGGAGAGGGTATAGAATTACATGGTTTAGATGCAGATATAATACTTGAAGAGATAAATATGATACTTGAAATGGAAGAAGAAGAAAAAAACAAGGAAAATACAATTTAA
- a CDS encoding helix-turn-helix domain-containing protein has translation MVTTGEIIYKYLKIKNINQLFLAKNVGITPQYINGIIKNKRSASQKVIDKIIKFLKISDNDIDMIKKYEIFKKTGVIKKEAISLRIEAVYTDNGYIIEYKDGVIVLEQFGNKYLDSYLIKIETDNLNRFNYGDYVVIKRENIELTEHLDKYLLVKFDDEIDFCKLEKIDNKLLLTYLNKNKAKKIIRFNKKIDIIGTIIGKYSLWKEENE, from the coding sequence ATGGTAACTACAGGAGAAATAATTTATAAATACTTAAAAATTAAAAATATTAATCAACTATTTTTAGCAAAAAATGTGGGAATAACACCACAATATATAAATGGTATTATTAAAAATAAGAGAAGTGCTTCTCAAAAAGTAATAGATAAAATTATTAAATTTTTAAAAATTTCAGATAATGATATTGATATGATTAAAAAATATGAAATTTTTAAAAAAACAGGAGTAATAAAAAAAGAAGCAATAAGTCTAAGAATTGAAGCTGTATATACTGATAATGGTTATATTATAGAATATAAAGATGGGGTAATTGTTTTAGAGCAATTTGGAAATAAGTATTTAGATAGCTATCTTATTAAGATTGAAACAGATAATTTAAATAGATTTAATTATGGAGATTATGTTGTTATAAAAAGAGAAAATATTGAATTAACAGAGCACCTTGATAAGTATTTATTAGTTAAATTTGATGATGAAATTGATTTTTGTAAATTAGAGAAAATTGATAATAAATTATTATTAACTTATTTAAACAAGAATAAAGCTAAAAAAATAATAAGATTTAATAAAAAAATTGATATTATTGGGACTATTATTGGTAAATATAGTCTATGGAAGGAAGAAAATGAGTAG
- the glmM gene encoding phosphoglucosamine mutase — protein MSRKYFGTDGIRGEANKDLSIDLVTNLGLALGYYLRKDKKENEKTKVILGTDTRISGYMIRSALSAGLTAMGVNVDFVGVLPTPGVSFLTRTLNADAGIMISASHNPIKDNGIKIFSNTGFKLNDEDELQIEELMENREKLMENLVHGEKLGRFIFIEDYLRMYRKFLQTTVKNSFKGYKVVIDTANGAGYRVAAKVLQNLGAEVQVINNIPTGKNINVDCGSTNPEKLCQAVKLFNANVGIAYDGDADRLIVVDEEGEILDGDIIVSILALNLQKKDMLNSNKVVMTVLSNMGVEKYLEKHGIRMIRANVGDRYVLEKMRELGLNLGGEQSGHVIMLDHNTTGDGVLSSIQLMQAFIESGKKLSELRKEIKLWPQAMINVPVLKEKKKDWDKNTNLVNYINEKEEEILGEGRILVRPSGTENLIRVMVEAKTKETMERILNEIVEKVKEELA, from the coding sequence ATGAGTAGAAAATATTTTGGAACTGATGGAATAAGAGGAGAAGCAAATAAGGATTTAAGTATTGATTTAGTTACAAATTTAGGATTAGCTTTAGGATATTATTTAAGAAAAGATAAAAAAGAAAATGAAAAAACTAAGGTAATACTTGGTACAGATACAAGAATATCTGGATATATGATAAGATCTGCACTTTCAGCAGGACTTACTGCTATGGGTGTTAATGTAGATTTTGTTGGTGTTTTACCTACTCCAGGAGTAAGTTTTTTAACTAGAACTTTAAATGCTGATGCAGGTATTATGATTTCAGCTTCTCATAATCCAATAAAAGATAATGGAATAAAAATATTTTCAAATACTGGATTTAAATTAAATGATGAAGATGAATTACAAATAGAAGAATTAATGGAAAATAGAGAAAAATTAATGGAAAACTTAGTACATGGAGAAAAATTAGGTAGATTTATTTTCATAGAAGATTATTTAAGAATGTATAGAAAATTTTTACAAACTACTGTTAAAAATAGTTTTAAGGGATATAAGGTAGTTATAGACACTGCAAATGGTGCAGGATATAGAGTTGCTGCAAAGGTTTTACAAAATTTAGGAGCAGAAGTTCAAGTTATAAACAATATACCAACAGGTAAAAATATTAATGTTGACTGTGGTTCTACAAATCCAGAAAAATTATGTCAAGCTGTAAAATTATTCAATGCTAATGTAGGGATTGCATATGATGGTGATGCTGATAGATTAATAGTTGTAGATGAAGAGGGAGAAATTTTAGATGGAGATATAATAGTTTCTATACTTGCTTTAAATTTACAAAAAAAAGATATGCTTAATTCTAATAAAGTTGTAATGACTGTTTTATCAAATATGGGTGTTGAAAAATATCTTGAGAAACATGGTATCAGAATGATAAGAGCAAATGTTGGAGATAGATATGTTTTAGAAAAAATGAGAGAGTTAGGTTTAAATTTAGGTGGAGAACAATCAGGACATGTAATAATGTTAGATCATAATACTACAGGTGATGGTGTATTAAGTAGTATACAATTAATGCAGGCATTTATTGAATCTGGTAAAAAATTAAGTGAACTTAGAAAAGAAATAAAATTATGGCCACAAGCAATGATAAATGTACCAGTTTTAAAAGAAAAAAAGAAAGATTGGGATAAAAATACTAACCTAGTTAATTACATAAATGAAAAAGAGGAAGAAATATTGGGAGAGGGTAGAATTTTAGTTAGACCATCTGGAACAGAGAATTTAATAAGAGTAATGGTTGAGGCTAAAACTAAAGAAACTATGGAAAGAATATTAAATGAAATAGTAGAAAAAGTTAAGGAAGAATTAGCATGA